A single genomic interval of Vulpes lagopus strain Blue_001 chromosome 19, ASM1834538v1, whole genome shotgun sequence harbors:
- the LOC121478671 gene encoding 39S ribosomal protein L30, mitochondrial-like: protein MTKGVEPLICTDWICHKFTKSRIPDKVFQPSPADHEKYGGDPQHPHKLHIVTRIKSTKRHPYWEKDIINMLGLEKAHPPQVHKNIPSVNAKLKVVKRLIRIKPLKLPQGLPTEEDVSNTCLKSTGISSAVTSKPCRSGSC from the coding sequence ATGACAAAAGGTGTGGAGCCTCTTATTTGTACAGACTGGATTTGTCACAAATTTACGAAGTCAAGAATTCCGGATAAAGTGTTTCAACCTTCACCTGCAGATCATGAAAAATATGGTGGGGATCCACAGCACCCCCATAAACTGCATATTGTTACCAGAATAAAAAGTACAAAGAGACATCCATATTGggaaaaagatataataaatatgCTTGGATTAGAAAAAGCACATCCTCCTCAAGTTCACAAGAACATCCCTTCAGTGAATGCAAAACTGAAAGTGGTTAAGCGTTTGATAAGGATCAAGCCCCTGAAGCTGCCACAGGGACTTCCAACAGAGGAAGACGTGTCTAACACGTGCCTCAAGAGCACTGGAATTAGTAGTGCGGTGACATCTAAACCCTGTAGATCAGGAAGCTGTTAA